Below is a genomic region from Campylobacter concisus.
GTGCCTGTGGCTGTTTCGCTGGGAACTAGCACCGTTTTAACGATGATATTTTTTACAGATATAGACATCGCTACGATCCCGCAGCTAATTTTCGATGGTATCAATAAATTTTCGCTAATGGCGATACCGATGTTTATCTTGGCCGGAAATTTACTAAGCAAAGGCGGCTCAGCAAGACGTATCATCGACTTTGCAAAGTCTATGGTCGGACACTTGCCAGGTGGCTTGCCTATGAGTGCGATATTTGCCTGCATCATCTTTGCAGCGGTCTCTGGAAGCTCACCTGCGACGGTTGTAGCTATTGGCTCAATTATGTTTGCGGCAATAAAAGAGGCTGGCTATCCAAAAGAGTACGCGGTGGGCGGCATAACAACGGCCGGCTCGCTTGGAATTTTGATCCCGCCTTCAGTTGTTATGATAGTTTATGGCGTAACTGCTGAGGTTAGTATCGGTAAGCTTTTTATGGCAGGCGTTGTACCCGGTCTTATGCTCGGCGCTTTTATGCTCGTTCAAACCTATGTTGGCGCAAAAAAGCTTGGCTTTAAAGCGACTAAGGCTGAGCCATTTAAAGTAAGAGTGCAGAAATTTGCCAAAGCATTTTGGGCGCTTTTGATCGTTGTCGTGGTTATTGGCGGAATTTATGGAGGTATATTCACTCCGACTGAAGCTGCAGCGGCAAGTGCGGTCTATGCGCTATTTATCTCACTTTTTATCTATAGAGATATAAAGGTAAAAGATCTTTGGGATATCTGCCTAGACTCAGCCCTTACAACAGCTATGATATTTTTCATCATCGCAAACGCCGTTGTTTTTGCATATTTGCTAACTAGCGAGCAGATCCCTCAAGCGATCGCTTCGATGATACTTGACGCAAATATTGGTATGATAGGCTTCTTGATATTTGTAAATATCCTGCTCTTTATCATGGGTCAGTTCATGGAGCCTTCAAGCGTTATCATGATCATGGTGCCACTTTTGCTTCCAATTTCAACGCAACTTGGCATAGATCCGATACATTTTGGCATTATCTTGGTTGTAAATATGGAGATAGGTATGGTGACTCCGCCTGTTGGACTAAATTTATTTGTCGCAAGCGGTCTTACAAATATGAACTTAAAAGAGGTCATCATGGCGTGCTTGCCGTG
It encodes:
- a CDS encoding TRAP transporter large permease, whose amino-acid sequence is MTIAFLFILLFALMLIGVPVAVSLGTSTVLTMIFFTDIDIATIPQLIFDGINKFSLMAIPMFILAGNLLSKGGSARRIIDFAKSMVGHLPGGLPMSAIFACIIFAAVSGSSPATVVAIGSIMFAAIKEAGYPKEYAVGGITTAGSLGILIPPSVVMIVYGVTAEVSIGKLFMAGVVPGLMLGAFMLVQTYVGAKKLGFKATKAEPFKVRVQKFAKAFWALLIVVVVIGGIYGGIFTPTEAAAASAVYALFISLFIYRDIKVKDLWDICLDSALTTAMIFFIIANAVVFAYLLTSEQIPQAIASMILDANIGMIGFLIFVNILLFIMGQFMEPSSVIMIMVPLLLPISTQLGIDPIHFGIILVVNMEIGMVTPPVGLNLFVASGLTNMNLKEVIMACLPWTLTLFFGLILVTYIPQISLWLPNIMYGH